The stretch of DNA CCATACGCCGCGGCCACCAGTTGAACTACCATTCAAAGCCGTTCGGTGGCAACGGAATGTCAGCGCGCTATTGCCGCGGCGGGAAGTGCCGGATGAGCCCCTCCTGGACCACGGTGGCCAGCAACTCCCCCTCGAGGGAGAAGAATCGCCCCGTCGCGAGACCGCGGGATCCTGCCGCGACCGGCGATTCGGTGGCGTACAACGTCCAGTCGTCGAAGCGGAACGGCCGGTGGAACCAGATGGAATGGTTCACGGTGGCCGCGACGATCCGGTCCAGTCCCCACGACAGACCGTGGGTGGTGATGATGGAGTCCAGGACCGTGGTGTCCGACGAGTAGCCCATGACGGCCACGTGGATGAGCGGGTCGTCCGGAAGGTCGCCGTCCGATTTCATCCAGACCCGGTTGTGGGTGAGTTTCTCCCCGGTGCCCTTCATGATCCACGACGGGTCGTTCGCGTACCGCATGTCGATCGGCTTGAGCGCGTCGACGAACATCTTCAACCGGTCTTCGTAACCCTGGAAGTGGTCGCCGAGCGGCGGCAGCGTGTCCGGGAACGGGACGTCGGGTACCTCGACCGCATGCTCGAGACCCTTGCCCCAGTCCTGGAACGCCGCCAGCATGACGAACAGTTCCTGACCGTTCTGCAGCGCGGTGACCTGGCGATTCGCGAACGCCCGGCCGTCGCGGTGCCGCTCGACGCGGTATTCGATGGGTTCCTTGACGTCGCCGCCGCGGATGAAGTGGGCGTTGACGGCGTGCACGGCGCGTTCGCCGCTGACGGTGCGGCCGGCGGCGACCAGTGCCTGGGAGATCAACTGGCCGCCGAACGTCCGGCTACCCACCTGCGCGGGATGCCGACCTCGGTATGTGTCCTCGCCGGTCTTCTCGAGATCGAGAAGTTCGAGCAGGGTCTGGAGATCGGTCTTCGCCGCGACTTCGCTCACCTAGTGGTCCTCTTCGCCGATTCTGTGGACGTGGATCAGGTTGGTCGAGCCTACGGTGCCCGGCGGCGACCCCGCCACGATCACCACGAGTTCACCCTTCTGGTACCGGCCCAACCCGAGCAGCGCGTTGTCGACCTGCCGCACCATCGCATCCGTGCTGTCGACCGGGTCGACGATGAACGTCTCCGTCCCCCACGTCAACGACAACTGGCTGCGCACCTCCGGCAACGGCGTGAACGCCAGCAACGGCAACGGCGTATGCAACCGCGCCAACCGGCGCACCGTGTCCCCCGACTGCGTGAACGCCACCAACGCCTTCGCATCCAGGCGCTCCCCGATGTCGCGGGCCGCGTACGAGATCACCCCCCGCTTGGTCCGCGGCACATGCGTCAGCGGCGGCACCTGCGTGGACTCGTTCTCCACCGCCTCCACGATCCGCGCCATCGTGCGCACCGTCTCCATCACGTACTTACCCACCGACGTCTCCCCGGACAGCATCACCGCATCCGCCCCGTCGAGGACCGCGTTCGCCACATCCGAGGCCTCCGCCCGGGTCGGCCGCGAGTTCTCGATCATCGACTCCAGCATCTGCGTCGCCACGATCACCGGCTTCGCGTTCTCCCGCGCAATCTGAATCGCCCGCTTCTGCACCAACGGCACCTGCTCGAGCGGCAACTCCACACCCAGATCACCCCGCGCCACCATCACCGCATCGAACGCCAGCACGATCGCCTCGAGATTGTCGATCGCCTCCGGCTTCTCCAACTTCGCGATCACCGGAATCCGCCGACCCACCCGGTCCATCACCGCATGCACCAACTCCACATCCGCCGGCGACCGCACGAACGACAACGCGATGAAATCGACACCCAACCCGAGCGCGAACTCCAGATCCGCGATGTCCTTCTCCGACAGCGCCGGAACCGACACATTCATCCCCGGCAGCGACACACCCTTGTTGTTCGACACCGGGCCGCCCTCGGTGACCCGGCAGATCACGTCATTGCCCTCCACCCCGGAGACCACCAGACCGACCTTGCCGTCGTCCACCAGCAACCGGTCCCCCGGCTTGGCGTCCTCGGCCAGCTGCTTGTACGTGGTCGAGACCCGGTCGTGGGTGCCCTCACACTCCTCGACGGTGATCCGCACCTCCTCACCGTTCGCCCACGTGGTGCGCCCCTCCGCGAACCGGCCCAACCGGATCTTCGGCCCCTGCAGGTCGGCCAGGACACCGACCGCCTTACCCGTCGCGTCCGAGGCCGCCCTCACACGTTTGTAGTTCTCCTCGTGATCGGCGTGCTCGCCGTGGCTGAAATTCAGCCGCGCCACATCCATACCGCTCTCGACGAGCTCGCGAATACGGTCACCGGTGGCGGTAGCAGGTCCAAGTGTGCATACGATCTTCGTGCGTCGGTTCACGGCTCGAGCCTAGTCGTCCCGCGCGCCCTTCTCCATTTAGACGACTGCCAGCGGAAGCGCCGTCGGATGCACCGGCGACGGGAGGTCCGACGCCCCGGTCAGGTACACGTCGACGGCGTGCGCGGCCGACCGGCCCTCCGCGATCGCCCACACCACGAGCGACGCGCCGCGGTGCGCGTCCCCGCACACGAAGACCCCGGGTGCGGTGGTCTGCCAGTCCGGCCCGCAGGAGAGCGCCCCGCGACGGGTCGGCGACAACCCGTAGTCGTCGAGCAGCGGACCGAGATCGACGCCCTCGAACCCGATCGCGAAAAGCGCCAGCTCGCATGGTAATTCGATCTCCTCGCCGACCGGCGTGATGATGCGTTTGCCGTCCTCGCGGGCGACCTCGACCTCGGCGAGCACCATGGACCGGACATTCCCGTTCGCGTCGCCGAGGAACCGCTGCACCGCGACCTGGTACCGGCGGACACCGCCCTCGGCGTGCGCGGGCGACGTGCGCAGCACCATCGGCCACGCGGGCCACGGCGTCGCGGCCTCGTCCCGCTCCGTCGGCAACTCCGGGTTGTAGTCCAGTTGGGTCACCGACAGCGCGCCCTGGCGGTGCGCCGTCCCGAGGCAGTCGGCGCCGGTGTCGCCGCCGCCGATGATGACGACGTGCTTGCCCTTGGCGGTGATCGTCGCGGGACCGTCGCCCTCACATTCCTTGTTGGAGGTGACGAGGTGTTCCATCGCGAGGTGGATCCCGTTCAGCTCGCGGCCCTCGACGGTGGTGTTGTCGCGGGCCCGCAGCGCGCCGATCGCGAGCACCACCGCGTCGAAGTTCTCGCGCATCTGCTCCACGGTGAGGTCGACGCCGACCTCGCAGTCGGTGACGAAGTGGGTTCCCTCGGCACGCATCTGCATCAGGCGCTGATCGAGGATCGCTTTCTCCATCTTGAATTCCGGGATGCCGTACCGCAGCAGTCCCCCGAGCCGGTCGTCGCGCTCGTAGACGGTGACGTCGTGCCCTGCCCGGGTCAGCTGCTGAGCCGCGGCCAGGCCGGCAGGCCCGGACCCGACCACCGCGACCTTGCGGCCCGTGGCGATCATCGGCGGCTTGGGTACCACCGTGCCCGAGTCCCACGCGACGTCCGCGATCGCCTGCTCGATCCGCTTGATCGTGACGCTGCCCGTCGTGTGCGTGTCGGCGAGTGAGAGCACACACGCCGACTCGCACGGCGCCGGGCACACCCGGCCCGTGAACTCCGGGAAGTTGTTGGTGGCGTGCAGCCGCTCACTGGCCGCCGACCAGCGGCCGCGCCGCACGAGATCGTTCCACTCCGGGATCAGATTGCCCAGCGGGCAGCCCGCACTTCCCGAGTGGCAGAACGGGATTCCGCAGTCCATGCACCGCGCGGCCTGCTCGGACACCTCGGCGGCCCGCTCCGCGGAACTCTGCGGCGCGTACACCTCGTTCCAGTCGTGTATCCGCTCCGCGATCGGACGCTTGGGCGCCTCCTTCTTCACGATGTGCAGAAAGCCCTGGGGATCAGCCACGTGCCGCCTCCATGATCGCAGTGTCGACGTCCAGTCCCTCCGCCTTCGCCATCCGGGTCGCGTCCAGCACCCGCTGGTAGTCCACCGGCATCACCTTGGTGAACAGCGCGGACCGCCGGGGCCAGTCGGCGAGCACCGACGCCGCCACCGCGGAGCCGGTCCACCGGTGGTGCCGGGTGACGGCGCCGCACAACCAGTCCAGATCGTCCGGGTCGGGTTGCATCAGCTTCACCATCGCCGGGTTCACGTCGTCCGGGTCCAGGTCGAGGACGTACGCGATGCCACCGGACATGCCGGCCGCCAGGTTCCGTCCGGTCGGTCCGAGGATCACGACCCGCCCGCCCGTCATGTATTCGCAGGCGTGGTCGCCGACACCCTCCACGACGGCCGACGCACCGGAATTGCGCACCGAGAAGCGTTCCCCGACGCGTCCGCGGAGGTAGACCTCCCCCGAGGTGGCGCCGTAGAGCAGGGTGTTCCCCGCGATCACCTGCGTCTCCGGGACGAACAGGACGTCGTCGGCGGGACGGACCACGATCCGCCCACCCGACAACCCCTTGCCGACGTAGTCGTTGGCGTCCCCGGTCAGGTCGACGGTGATGCCCGGCGGCAGGAACGCGCCCAGCGACTGCCCCGCCGAACCGGTGAACGTGAGCCGGATCGTGTCGTCCGGCAGCCCGGCGGCGCCGTAGCGGCGGGTGACCTCCGCGCCGAGCAGCGTGCCGACGGTCCGGTTGACGTTGCGCACCGGCATCTCGATCTCCACGGCGTGGGCATCCTCGAGGGCGCCCTCCGCCAGCTGGATCAGCGTGCGGTCCAGTGCCCGGTCCAGTCCGTGGTCCTGGTCGCGGTCCCGGCGCCGCTGCGGCAACGGCTCCCCGTCCGGCCCGGCGGGCACGGCGAAGATCGGGGTGAGATCGAGTCCGCGGTTCTTCCAGTGGGCGATCCCCTGCGCGGTCTCGAGAACGTCGGCGTGACCCACGGCCTCGTCGATGCTGCGGAACCCGAGTTCCGCGAGATACCGGCGCACGTCCTCGGCGACGAACCGGAAGAACTCCTCCACGAACTCCGGCTTGCCGGTGTACCGCTTGCGCAGCTCCGGGTTCTGGGTGGCGACACCGACCGGGCAGGTGTCGAGGTGGCACACCCGCATCATGATGCAGCCCGCCACGATCAGCGGGGCCGTGGAGAACCCGAATTCCTCCGCACCCAGCAGCGCCGCGACCACGACGTCCCGTCCGGTGCGCATCCCGCCGTCGCACTGGATGGTGATGCGGTCGCGGAGACCGTTGAGCACGAGCGTCTGCTGGGCGTCGGCCAGCCCGATCTCCCACGGCGCCCCGGCATGCTTCATCGACGTCAGCGGGGTGGCGCCGGTTCCGCCGTCGTTGCCGGAGATGAGGACCACGTCGGCGTGCGCCTTGCTGACGCCGGCGGCGACGGTTCCCACCCCCACCGAGCTGACCAGCTTCACGTGGACCCGGGCCCGGTCGTTGGCGTTCTTCAGGTCGTGGATCAGCTGGGCGAGATCCTCGATCGAGTAGATGTCGTGGTGCGGGGGCGGCGAGATCAGCCCGACCCCCGGCGTCGAGTGCCGGGTCTCCGCGACCCACGGGTACACCTTGTAGGCCGGCAGCTGCCCGCCCTCGCCGGGCTTGGCGCCCTGCGCCATCTTGATCTGGATGTCGCTGGCGTTGATCAGGTAGTCGCTGGTGACACCGAACCGCCCGCTCGCCACCTGTTTGACGGCGCTGCGCCGTGACGGATCGTAGAGCCGGTCGACGTTCTCGCCGCCTTCTCCGGAGTTGGAGCGTCCGCCGAGATTGTTCATCGCGACGGCCATCGTCTCGTGGGCCTCGGCGGAGATGGAGCCGTAGCTCATCGCACCCGTGTTGAACCGGGTGACGATCCGCTCGGCCGGTTCCACCTCGTCCAGCGGCACGGGCGGCCGCACACCCTCGCGGAACGTGAACAGTCCGCGCAGGGCGCCACCGGCCTCGGCGAGCCGGTTCACCTCCTCGCTGTACTTGGCGAACACCTCGTGCTGACCGGTGCGGGTGGCGTGCTGCAGCAGGAACACCGTCTCCGGGGTGAACAGGTGCAGTTCGCCGTCGCGGCGGAACTGGTACTCGCCGCCGTCCTCGAGCCGCCGGTGGGCGAACTCGGCCGGATTGTCCGGGTACGCCTGCCGGTGTCGGACGGTGACCTCGCGGGCGATCTCGTCGAGACCCGCGCCGCCCAGTTTGCTGACCGTGCCCGTGAAGTACTCGTGGACGAGGTCGCGGTCCAGGCCGATCGCCTCGAACACCTGCGCCGCGGTGTACGAGCCGACGGTGGAGATGCCCATCTTCGACATCACCTTGAGCACGCCCTTGCCGAGCGCGGTGAGGTAGTTCCGGACGGCGATCGTGTGCTCGACTCCGGTGAGCTCGCCCTCCGACACGAGGTCTTCGATCGACTCCATCGCGAGGTAGGGGTTGACGGCGGCAGCGCCGTACCCGATGAGCAACGCCAGGTGGTGGACCTCGCGGGCGTCCCCGGATTCGACGACCAGCGCCACCTTGGTGCGCTCCTTCGTCCGCACCAGGTGATGGTGCACCGCGGCCACCGCGAGCAGAGACGGGATCGGCGCCCGCGTGTGGTCGGAATCGCGGTCCGAGATCACCAGCGTCCGGTAGCCGTCCGCGATCGCGGCGCTCGCCTGCGCCCGCAACTCCTCGATCGCCTCGGCCATCCCCGCACCGCCGCGCTCGACGTCGTACAGCGCGCGCAGCACCGCCGCGGCCAGCCCGGGATGGTTGCCGTCCGCGTTCACGTGGATGATCTTGTTCAGCTCTTCGTTGTCGAGCACCGGCCACGGCAGCACGATCTGCCTGCACGACGCCGCGGTCGGCTCGAGCAGATTCTGCTCCGGGCCCATGACCCGCGACAGCGACGTCACGACCTCTTCGCGGATCGCGTCGAGCGGCGGGTTCGTGACCTGCGCGAACAGTTCGACGAAATAGTCGTAGAGCAGCCGCGACCGCTGCGACATGACAGCGATCGGCGTGTCCGTCCCCATCGAACCAAGTGGCTCGCCGCCGGACGTGGCCATCGGGGCCAGCAGGATGCGCAGATCCTCCTCGGTGTACCCGAACGCCACCTGCCGCCGCACCACCGACTCGTGGTTGTGCTGCGCGTGCGGCCGGTCCGGCAACGTCTTCAGTTCGAGCAGCCCGGCGTACAGCCACTCGGCGTACGGCCGCTCCGCCGCGAGCCGCATCTTGATCTCCTCGTCCGGCACGATGCGGCCCTCGGACGTGTCCACCAGGAACATCTGTCCCGGCTCGAGGCGGCCCTTGGCCACGACCTCCGCCTGTGGGACGTCGAGGACCCCGCTCTCGCTCGCGAGGACCACCCGCCCGTCGACGGTCTGCCACCAGCGTCCCGGGCGCAGGCCGTTGCGGTCCAGCACGGCGCCGACCACGGTCCCGTCGGTGAACGTCACACACGCGGGACCGTCCCACGCCTCCATCAGCGACGCGTGGAACTGGTAGAACGCCCGCCGGTCCGGGCACATCGACGCGTCGTTCTCCCACGCCTCCGGCACCATCATCATCACCACGTGCGGCACGCTGCGGCCTGCGAGGTGCAGCAGTTCGAGGACCTCGTCGAATGACGCCGAATCCGACGCGTCGGGAGTACAGATCGGGTACAACCTGCTCAGGTCGCCCGGGATCACCGCACTCGACAGCAGCGCCTCGCGGGCCCGCATGCGGTTGCGGTTGCCGCGGACCGTGTTGATCTCCCCGTTGTGCGCGACGAACCGGAACGGGTGTGCGAGCGGCCAGGACGGGAACGTGTTGGTCGAGAACCGGCTGTGCACGATCGCGATCGCACTCGCCATCCGCCGGTCGCGCAGGTCCGGGAAGTACCGCGCCAACTGGGACGTGGTGAGCATTCCCTTGTAGACGATCGTCCGGCTCGACAGCGACGGGAAGTAGACGCCACTGCCCTCCGACTCGATGTCCGGGGTGACCTGTTCGGCCCGCTTGCGCAGTGGGTAGACGAGGCGGTCGAGGGCGAGCCCGCCGGGCCGGATCCCGCCCACGGCGGGTGCGGCGACGAACAACTGGCTCATGTGCGGTGCGCAGGCGCGCGCCGTCGAGCCGACGTCCGCGCCGTCCGGATCGACGGGCACCGGACGCCAGCCGAGGATCTGGAGTCCCTCCTCGTCCGCGAGGTCGGACACGCGTCGCTGCGCGGCCGCCCGCGCCTGCGGGTCCTGCGGAAGGAAGCAGATGCCCGCCGCGTACGTGCTGCTGCCGTCGTCCAGCGGCGCGGGAAGGTCGAACGGGGCGAGAGCCCCGAAGAATTCGGTGGGGAGCTGGAGCAGGATGCCGGCGCCGTCGCCGCTGTTCGGTTCTGATCCCGCCGCCCCCCGGTGCTCGAGATTCTCGAGAGCGAGGAGCCCGTCGGCGACGATGGCATGGGAGTGGCGGCCGTGCAGGTCC from Rhodococcus opacus B4 encodes:
- a CDS encoding glutamate synthase subunit beta — translated: MADPQGFLHIVKKEAPKRPIAERIHDWNEVYAPQSSAERAAEVSEQAARCMDCGIPFCHSGSAGCPLGNLIPEWNDLVRRGRWSAASERLHATNNFPEFTGRVCPAPCESACVLSLADTHTTGSVTIKRIEQAIADVAWDSGTVVPKPPMIATGRKVAVVGSGPAGLAAAQQLTRAGHDVTVYERDDRLGGLLRYGIPEFKMEKAILDQRLMQMRAEGTHFVTDCEVGVDLTVEQMRENFDAVVLAIGALRARDNTTVEGRELNGIHLAMEHLVTSNKECEGDGPATITAKGKHVVIIGGGDTGADCLGTAHRQGALSVTQLDYNPELPTERDEAATPWPAWPMVLRTSPAHAEGGVRRYQVAVQRFLGDANGNVRSMVLAEVEVAREDGKRIITPVGEEIELPCELALFAIGFEGVDLGPLLDDYGLSPTRRGALSCGPDWQTTAPGVFVCGDAHRGASLVVWAIAEGRSAAHAVDVYLTGASDLPSPVHPTALPLAVV
- the pyk gene encoding pyruvate kinase, whose product is MNRRTKIVCTLGPATATGDRIRELVESGMDVARLNFSHGEHADHEENYKRVRAASDATGKAVGVLADLQGPKIRLGRFAEGRTTWANGEEVRITVEECEGTHDRVSTTYKQLAEDAKPGDRLLVDDGKVGLVVSGVEGNDVICRVTEGGPVSNNKGVSLPGMNVSVPALSEKDIADLEFALGLGVDFIALSFVRSPADVELVHAVMDRVGRRIPVIAKLEKPEAIDNLEAIVLAFDAVMVARGDLGVELPLEQVPLVQKRAIQIARENAKPVIVATQMLESMIENSRPTRAEASDVANAVLDGADAVMLSGETSVGKYVMETVRTMARIVEAVENESTQVPPLTHVPRTKRGVISYAARDIGERLDAKALVAFTQSGDTVRRLARLHTPLPLLAFTPLPEVRSQLSLTWGTETFIVDPVDSTDAMVRQVDNALLGLGRYQKGELVVIVAGSPPGTVGSTNLIHVHRIGEEDH
- a CDS encoding acyl-CoA thioesterase, coding for MSEVAAKTDLQTLLELLDLEKTGEDTYRGRHPAQVGSRTFGGQLISQALVAAGRTVSGERAVHAVNAHFIRGGDVKEPIEYRVERHRDGRAFANRQVTALQNGQELFVMLAAFQDWGKGLEHAVEVPDVPFPDTLPPLGDHFQGYEDRLKMFVDALKPIDMRYANDPSWIMKGTGEKLTHNRVWMKSDGDLPDDPLIHVAVMGYSSDTTVLDSIITTHGLSWGLDRIVAATVNHSIWFHRPFRFDDWTLYATESPVAAGSRGLATGRFFSLEGELLATVVQEGLIRHFPPRQ
- the gltB gene encoding glutamate synthase large subunit, with product MLFSQLPGPQGLYDPDQEVDSCGVAMVADLHGRHSHAIVADGLLALENLEHRGAAGSEPNSGDGAGILLQLPTEFFGALAPFDLPAPLDDGSSTYAAGICFLPQDPQARAAAQRRVSDLADEEGLQILGWRPVPVDPDGADVGSTARACAPHMSQLFVAAPAVGGIRPGGLALDRLVYPLRKRAEQVTPDIESEGSGVYFPSLSSRTIVYKGMLTTSQLARYFPDLRDRRMASAIAIVHSRFSTNTFPSWPLAHPFRFVAHNGEINTVRGNRNRMRAREALLSSAVIPGDLSRLYPICTPDASDSASFDEVLELLHLAGRSVPHVVMMMVPEAWENDASMCPDRRAFYQFHASLMEAWDGPACVTFTDGTVVGAVLDRNGLRPGRWWQTVDGRVVLASESGVLDVPQAEVVAKGRLEPGQMFLVDTSEGRIVPDEEIKMRLAAERPYAEWLYAGLLELKTLPDRPHAQHNHESVVRRQVAFGYTEEDLRILLAPMATSGGEPLGSMGTDTPIAVMSQRSRLLYDYFVELFAQVTNPPLDAIREEVVTSLSRVMGPEQNLLEPTAASCRQIVLPWPVLDNEELNKIIHVNADGNHPGLAAAVLRALYDVERGGAGMAEAIEELRAQASAAIADGYRTLVISDRDSDHTRAPIPSLLAVAAVHHHLVRTKERTKVALVVESGDAREVHHLALLIGYGAAAVNPYLAMESIEDLVSEGELTGVEHTIAVRNYLTALGKGVLKVMSKMGISTVGSYTAAQVFEAIGLDRDLVHEYFTGTVSKLGGAGLDEIAREVTVRHRQAYPDNPAEFAHRRLEDGGEYQFRRDGELHLFTPETVFLLQHATRTGQHEVFAKYSEEVNRLAEAGGALRGLFTFREGVRPPVPLDEVEPAERIVTRFNTGAMSYGSISAEAHETMAVAMNNLGGRSNSGEGGENVDRLYDPSRRSAVKQVASGRFGVTSDYLINASDIQIKMAQGAKPGEGGQLPAYKVYPWVAETRHSTPGVGLISPPPHHDIYSIEDLAQLIHDLKNANDRARVHVKLVSSVGVGTVAAGVSKAHADVVLISGNDGGTGATPLTSMKHAGAPWEIGLADAQQTLVLNGLRDRITIQCDGGMRTGRDVVVAALLGAEEFGFSTAPLIVAGCIMMRVCHLDTCPVGVATQNPELRKRYTGKPEFVEEFFRFVAEDVRRYLAELGFRSIDEAVGHADVLETAQGIAHWKNRGLDLTPIFAVPAGPDGEPLPQRRRDRDQDHGLDRALDRTLIQLAEGALEDAHAVEIEMPVRNVNRTVGTLLGAEVTRRYGAAGLPDDTIRLTFTGSAGQSLGAFLPPGITVDLTGDANDYVGKGLSGGRIVVRPADDVLFVPETQVIAGNTLLYGATSGEVYLRGRVGERFSVRNSGASAVVEGVGDHACEYMTGGRVVILGPTGRNLAAGMSGGIAYVLDLDPDDVNPAMVKLMQPDPDDLDWLCGAVTRHHRWTGSAVAASVLADWPRRSALFTKVMPVDYQRVLDATRMAKAEGLDVDTAIMEAARG